The uncultured Fretibacterium sp. genome includes the window GGCTACTCCAGACTCTCCCGCAGGCGTTTCATGTTGGCGGGGATGTCGCCACGGACGGCCGCGGAGATCACCGCCACGCCGTCCGCTCCGCAGGCCATGACCTCCCCGAGGTTATCCAGGGATACGCCCCCGATCGCGACGACGGGGACGGCGGCCGCACGGGTTATGGCGCGGATGCCGTCCAGGCCGATGACCTGCGCGTCCTCCTTCGAGCCCGTGGGGAATACCGCGCCGACGCCCAGATAGTCCGCCCCGTCGCGGACGGCGCGGTCCGCGTCCTCCGGGGTGCGGGCCGAGGCCCCGATGATGAAGGGCCGCGGGGCCAGCCTCCGGGCCTCGGCCACGGGAAGGTCGCCCTGCCCCAGATGCACGCCGTTGGCCCCGCAGGCCAGAGCGATATCCAGCCGGTCGTTCACGAAGAGGGGCACGCCCAGCTCCCGGCAGAGGCACAGCATCTGCCGGGCCTCGGCGAACAGTTCTCCGCCGTCCGACTCCTTGTCCCTCAGCTGCAGGGCCGTGGCGCCCCCGGCCAGGGCCTGACGGGCCTGTTCCTCCAGACGGAGCGGCGCCCCGACGGTCCGGTCCGGTATCACGTAAAGGCGCATCGCGCGCCGTAGGTCGATCCTGCCGTGTAGGGTCGTCATATCGCCGCCTCCAGATCCCAGCGGGCCGAGGAACCGGAAAAGTCCTCGGGAGCAAGCCGATGAAGCGCGTCAACCAATGCTGCCGCGAAAGTGCCGCTTCCACGGGCCTCCCGTTCTGCCCGCTCCGAGGCGAGCCCCATGGCGAGCAGTCCGCAGAGGCTTCCCAATGCCGGCTCTCCGCAGGCGGCCGCCGTGGCCAGGACAACCGTCCCGGCCGCGCACCCGCTCCCCGAGATGCAGGGCAGCAGGGCGCTGCCGCCCCGGATCAACGCCACGGATTCGCCGTCGCCGAGGATGTCCTCCGATCCCGTGGCGCAGGCTGTGCAGCGGTGTCTGCGGGCCAGCCGCGTCACGCCGCTGCACAGGTCGCCGGACTCGGCGACGTCCACGCCCCGGGTCGCCCCTCCCGTCCCCGCCATCAGGGATATCTCCCCCGCGTTTCCCTTGAGGATGGAGAGCTCGTGTCGTTCCAGGATGCCGTCGAACAACTCGACCCTCAGGCGGGACGCCCCGTAGCCGACGGGGTCCAGAAGCGTCATGCGCCCCAACCTCGACGCCGCGGTGAGGCCCAGGTTCACGGCCTCGATGGAGTCCGGCGTGGGAGTTCCCAGGTTTGCCAGAAAACCGTTCGAGAGGGCGGCCAGCTCCTCCGTCTCCGCGGGATGCTTCGACATGAGGGGGGATGCGCCGACGGCCAGACAGACGTTGGCCTGAAGCGGCGCCGCCACGTCGTTGGTAATGTGGAAGATCAGCGGCTTCCTCTCCCGAAGCGCGCTCCATGCCTCCTTCACGTCGTTCTCCGTGATATCCCTCAATTTTTTTATCGCACCCATTTCTATCGTCCTCCATCGCGATTTTGTCGTCGGGCCCCGCAGCACCGCTGCCTGAACGGGCCCCCCGTAAACCGTGGGGGTTCCAAAAGACTATGAGAAAAGGCTCTCCATTCCTCAAGAATCCCTCAGGAATGGAGAGCCTCCGCATGACGATTCGGAAAATCCGACTCCCTGCTCCGGCATTGTCCGGTTCAGGTTCAGGGGTCGAAAGGGCGTGGCACCCTCTCCTCTCAGCCTGGGCTCCCCCACGGAAATAGATTCTGATTCACGTCCTCTTATCGGGACTTGGATACGGCCTCCTGGCCGTTTCTGGCCTCCCGCAACAGCAACCACTGTCCCCAATCGAAGCGGAGCAACCCGCTGAGGATGTAGAGAGCGAACAGGAAAAGCGGGGCCGCGCCCCCAAGAAGGTAAAAACACAGGGAGACCAGCAGGAACAGCGCCAGACAATGTTTTTTGTCCGCGCTCCTGCGGGTGAGCTTTTTGAGGTTCGCGTAGGGGATGCTCGACACCATGAGGAAACCCGTAAAGGCGAGCACCGCCGCCATCGCCGCAGGGTGAAGCACCGCGTCTGCCAGGACGAAGGAGGCCGCGAAAAGCCCTCCCGCCGGGCTGGGGAGCCCCTGGAAGGGACCGGGGACATGGACTACGTTGAAGCGCGCCAGGCGCAGCGCGACGCAGAGCACGAAGAAACACGACACGGCCGCCCCCAGGATGCCGAGGACCCCTCTGAAGCTCACCAGGTAAAACAACATGCCCGGCGCGATGCCAAAGCTGACGAGGTCGGCCAGGCTGTCGAACTCCAGGCCGAACTGCGTGCCCCCGCCCAGGCTCCGCGCGACCTTACCGTCGAGCCCGTCGAAGATCGTCGCGAAGAAAATCAGCCACGCCGCGGGCACAAAGCGCCCCTCCACGGCCAGCATCAAGGAAAATAAGCCACACAACAGGTTGCCGCTCGTCACCATGTTGGGCGCTATCTGGCGGAACTCGAGCGGCTTCCGCCTGCGCCATCTTCTGCGACCCTTCAGGAAATTCACGAATCCATCACTCCCAGGGAGGAGATTCCCGCGTACACCTTATCTCCATGTTTTGTCAACAATCTTACATCCTTCGGCAAATAAATGTCAACCCTCGAGCCCAAGCGGATCATCCCGTAGCGCTGCCCGACCTCCAGGACCTCGCCCCGCCTCAGCCGGCAGACGATGCGCCTGGCGAGGAGCCCGGCGATCTGCACCATCAGGATGGGACCGTACGGGGTCGAGAGCCCCACGATGTTGCGCTCGTTGACCTCCGACGCCTTGGGGGCGAAGGCGGCGATCTTCCTTCCGGGCACGTATTCCAGGTAGTCCACCCGCCCCATGCAGGGGGCGCGGTTGACGTGAACGTTGAAGACGTTCATGAATATCCCCACCTTGACCGACGGCCCTGTGAAGGGATGCTCCGCCTCCGATATCTCCACCACGCGGCCGTCGGCGGGGGAGACGAAGAGCCCGTCCCCCTCGGGCGCCGTGCGGTCGGGATCCCTGTAAAACCAGACGACGAGGGCCGCCAGCACGGCCATGACCGCCGCCGGAACGGGAGATACGAGGGCGAAGGCCGCCGTGGCCAGAGCGAGAAAAGTTACCGTCGGTATTCCGTCCCTTGCGAGCTTCAAAGGGCATACTTCCTTTCTTTGATTTCCTTTCCTTGATTTCCTCTCGAAGAAGCGTGGGGGGCTATTCCGCGGGTCCCTCGTCAGGCTCGACCCCAAAGATTGGTGCGGGCTCCCGCCCCTGCTCGCCGCCCTCCGTCGTTTGCTCTCCCATGCGGTCCTCCGTCCGGACGATGGTGCAGTCTGCCACGAGGTCGCCCTCGTCCAGGCGCACCGTGATGTTGCCCATGGCCACACGGCTGAGCAGCGGTATCTCCTGCACCGCGACCCGGATCGTCCGACCGCGCGTCGAGATGGCGATCATCTCATCCTGACCTCGAACCGCATGGCAGCAGACGAGGCGCCCGGTCCTGGGACCCAAGTTCATGGCCCGCACCCCGGACGTGGCGCGGTGGTGCGGCGTGAACTCGGCAAAGCGCGTGCGCTTGCCCACGCCCCGCTCGCTCAGGATCAGGATGTCGCAGTCCTCGCACACAACGTCGCAACTGATGATGAAATCGCCCGGCGCGAGACGCATCGCCTGCACCCCACGGGCGCCCCGTCCCATGGAGCGGAACTCCTCCTCGGGGACGCGGAGCGCCTGAGCCCCGGCCGTCATGAGGAGGAGGTCGTCGCGGCCGGTCGTCAGGCGGACCTGGGCGATCTCGTCCCCATCGTCGAGGGTGATGATCCGCCGCGGCCGGTTCGAGTCCACGAGCTCGGAGAGCTGGATGCGCTTGGCGACGGCGTCCTTCGTGAGGAAGAAGACGTAGTTCAGCCCCTCCAGGTCGCCGCTGGAGAGGGTGACGACCCTCTCCCCCTCCTCCAGGGGCAGAAGCCGGGAGATCTGCTTGCCCTTGCCCGTCCGGGTCTCGGGTATCGAGAACCCCTTGAGACTCAGAACGCGCCCCTTGTTGGTGAAGAAGTACAGATCCCGGTGCGTGTGCGTCACGCAGACCGTGGCGATGCTGTCGTCCTCCTGGACCGAGGCGCCCTTGCGCCCCTTGCCTCCGCGCCCCTGCAGGGTGTAGCTCTCGAGGTCCTGGCGTCTCAGGAAGCCGTCCTTCGAGAGCACCACGACGATATCGCTTTCAGGGATCAGATCCTCGTCCGCGGACTCCCGGTAGTCGTCGACGATCTCCGTCCGGCGATCGTCCCCGAACCTCCTGCTCAGGTCCCTCAGCTCGTCCCGAATAACGCCGTCCAGAACGCTGGAGTTGCCCAGGATCTCTCTGTAGGAGGCGATGTCGCGCAGCAGCTGGCGCAGTTCCTCGTCCAGTTTCTCGCGCTCCAGGCCGGTCAGGCGCTGGAGGCGCATCTCCAATATGGCCTGGGCCTGGAGCTCCGAGAACCCGAGCTGGCCGACCAGTCCGTCCCTGGCCTCCGCCGCCGAGGCGGAAGAACGGATGAGCTGGATGACCTGGTCAATGATGTCGAGCGCCTTGACCAGGCCCTCGACGATATGCTCCCGTGCCAGCGCCTTGTCCAGGCGGAACTGCGTCCTGCGCCGCACCACGTCCCGGCGATGGTCCAGGAAGAGCCCCAGAATTTCCGCTATGGGCAGTTCGCGGGGGCGCCCCTTGTCGAGCGCCAGGTTGATCACGCCGAACGTCGACTGGAGCTGCGTCCGCCTGTAGAGCTGGCGCATCACCAGGTCGGGGTCGCCGTCCCGGGTCAGGTCCAAAACGATGCGCATTCCCTCGCGGTCCGACTCGTCGCGGATATCCGAGACGCCGTCGATCTCCTTGTTCTGGACGCAGGAAACCATCGTCTCGATCAGGTTGGTCTTGTTGACCATGAAGGGGATCTCGGTCACCACGACGCAGGCGCGGCCGCGTCTGCCCTCCTCCGCGTGGATGCGCCCACGGACGACGATGCGCCCCCGTCCCGTCCTGTAGGCGTCGTAGATGCCCTGGCGTCCCAGAATCAGGCCCCCGGTCGGGAAGTCCGGACCGGGCATGCGTTCCAAGATGTCCGCCAGGCTCAGTTCTCCGGCGGCTTTTCCCGTCTCCAGAATCCAGCAGAGGACGTCCACGACCTCCCTTAGATTGTGGGGGGGGATGTTCGTCGCCATGCCCACCGCGATGCCCGTGCTGCCGTTGATCAACAGGTTCGGCAGCACCGCGGGCAAGTACAGGGGCTCCTGGAGCGACTCGTCGAAGTTCGGGCCCCAGTCCACGGTCTCCTCGTCGATATCGGCCAGCATCAGCTCGCCCGTCTCGTGGAGCCGCGCCTCCGTGTAGCGCATGGCCGCCGGGCTGTCCCCGTCGATGGAGCCGAAGTTCCCCTGCCCGTCCACCAGGCAGTAGCGCAGGCTCCAGTCCTGCGCCATGCGGACCATCGTCTTGTATATGGAGCTGTCGCCGTGGGGGTGGTACTTGCCCATGGTCTCGCCGACGACGCGGGCGGACTTCTTGTATGCCGAGTTGTGCCGAAGTCCCAGCTCCGACATGGCGTACAGGACGCGCCGCTGCACGGGCTTCAGGCCGTCGCGGACGTCGGGCAACGCCCGCCCCACGATGACGCTCATGGCGTAGTTCAGGTAGCTCTCCTTGATCTCGTCCACCAGGGGCAGGGGGACGACCCTGCCGAACAGAGAGCCTTCCTTGTTCTCTTCCGTCATTAAAAAATCCCTCCCGGATTGCATGCCCCTCCCCGAAACGGAGGCGGAGGCGGACAACAAAAGCCCGATCGGCAAAGGGACGCCGCCGATCAGGTGCTTTTTATTGTAACACGTGCGATATAAGGAAGCGTTGCTTTGGAAGCGCTGATTTGCTCCATGGGGCCCCCTGCGGTACGCCAGCTTGTATGTTCTGGGGAAACGCTGATAATCCATGAAGCCTCCCTGATGAAACCCTTAGGCGACCCGCTCAACTTGCTTCCGCTCGTTGGCGGTCTGCTGATGTGGAACCCCAGCCTGCCTGTTTTGAGGAGGAGACTTGCCGGGGCT containing:
- the pssA gene encoding CDP-diacylglycerol--serine O-phosphatidyltransferase gives rise to the protein MNFLKGRRRWRRRKPLEFRQIAPNMVTSGNLLCGLFSLMLAVEGRFVPAAWLIFFATIFDGLDGKVARSLGGGTQFGLEFDSLADLVSFGIAPGMLFYLVSFRGVLGILGAAVSCFFVLCVALRLARFNVVHVPGPFQGLPSPAGGLFAASFVLADAVLHPAAMAAVLAFTGFLMVSSIPYANLKKLTRRSADKKHCLALFLLVSLCFYLLGGAAPLFLFALYILSGLLRFDWGQWLLLREARNGQEAVSKSR
- the thiE gene encoding thiamine phosphate synthase; this translates as MTTLHGRIDLRRAMRLYVIPDRTVGAPLRLEEQARQALAGGATALQLRDKESDGGELFAEARQMLCLCRELGVPLFVNDRLDIALACGANGVHLGQGDLPVAEARRLAPRPFIIGASARTPEDADRAVRDGADYLGVGAVFPTGSKEDAQVIGLDGIRAITRAAAVPVVAIGGVSLDNLGEVMACGADGVAVISAAVRGDIPANMKRLRESLE
- the thiM gene encoding hydroxyethylthiazole kinase, producing the protein MGAIKKLRDITENDVKEAWSALRERKPLIFHITNDVAAPLQANVCLAVGASPLMSKHPAETEELAALSNGFLANLGTPTPDSIEAVNLGLTAASRLGRMTLLDPVGYGASRLRVELFDGILERHELSILKGNAGEISLMAGTGGATRGVDVAESGDLCSGVTRLARRHRCTACATGSEDILGDGESVALIRGGSALLPCISGSGCAAGTVVLATAAACGEPALGSLCGLLAMGLASERAEREARGSGTFAAALVDALHRLAPEDFSGSSARWDLEAAI
- the gyrA gene encoding DNA gyrase subunit A — encoded protein: MTEENKEGSLFGRVVPLPLVDEIKESYLNYAMSVIVGRALPDVRDGLKPVQRRVLYAMSELGLRHNSAYKKSARVVGETMGKYHPHGDSSIYKTMVRMAQDWSLRYCLVDGQGNFGSIDGDSPAAMRYTEARLHETGELMLADIDEETVDWGPNFDESLQEPLYLPAVLPNLLINGSTGIAVGMATNIPPHNLREVVDVLCWILETGKAAGELSLADILERMPGPDFPTGGLILGRQGIYDAYRTGRGRIVVRGRIHAEEGRRGRACVVVTEIPFMVNKTNLIETMVSCVQNKEIDGVSDIRDESDREGMRIVLDLTRDGDPDLVMRQLYRRTQLQSTFGVINLALDKGRPRELPIAEILGLFLDHRRDVVRRRTQFRLDKALAREHIVEGLVKALDIIDQVIQLIRSSASAAEARDGLVGQLGFSELQAQAILEMRLQRLTGLEREKLDEELRQLLRDIASYREILGNSSVLDGVIRDELRDLSRRFGDDRRTEIVDDYRESADEDLIPESDIVVVLSKDGFLRRQDLESYTLQGRGGKGRKGASVQEDDSIATVCVTHTHRDLYFFTNKGRVLSLKGFSIPETRTGKGKQISRLLPLEEGERVVTLSSGDLEGLNYVFFLTKDAVAKRIQLSELVDSNRPRRIITLDDGDEIAQVRLTTGRDDLLLMTAGAQALRVPEEEFRSMGRGARGVQAMRLAPGDFIISCDVVCEDCDILILSERGVGKRTRFAEFTPHHRATSGVRAMNLGPRTGRLVCCHAVRGQDEMIAISTRGRTIRVAVQEIPLLSRVAMGNITVRLDEGDLVADCTIVRTEDRMGEQTTEGGEQGREPAPIFGVEPDEGPAE
- a CDS encoding phosphatidylserine decarboxylase family protein; translation: MKLARDGIPTVTFLALATAAFALVSPVPAAVMAVLAALVVWFYRDPDRTAPEGDGLFVSPADGRVVEISEAEHPFTGPSVKVGIFMNVFNVHVNRAPCMGRVDYLEYVPGRKIAAFAPKASEVNERNIVGLSTPYGPILMVQIAGLLARRIVCRLRRGEVLEVGQRYGMIRLGSRVDIYLPKDVRLLTKHGDKVYAGISSLGVMDS